In a single window of the Pseudohongiella acticola genome:
- the ggt gene encoding gamma-glutamyltransferase produces the protein MRFTVATLSLAMLTACSDANNPAPDATSTTAPVASEVVAEPTQNNGWSLGYMAAVANPYATDAAVQMLERGGHAVDAAIAAHAVLGLVEPESSGLGGGGFMVVYEQASQNVRFLDGRETAPAGASPDMFMQDGEPAGFLDAWQSGKAIGVPGAVALYKLAHDNYGKLPWADLFAPAIRLANEGFEVSGKLAGYLPQMAQISRLDENPGAAEYFYPDGAPIQAGSMLRNPDYANTLQRIANEGPQAFYSGEIAEAMAASAQAGDNGGTMTIDDIAGYAAVEREAICGTWRVYNICSATPPSSGAMQIMIANLYDRLLPDNPSQQQQIRAFVDAQRLAYADRDYYFADPDHVTVPVQQLLNTQYLQHRGDNPAAPGATPQHGDPALVLGNDNAIRWAQDSTQEPAGTTHLSIVDSEGNAISATMTVEAAFGSGRWAAGFLLNNEMTDFARDYYADQPQAANMIRPGARPRSSMSPTIILDDDNKLFMVTGSPGGNSIPAYTAKSILGIVDWGMSVEDAVAFPNIIARGDTVRVEINREPGQTQADSLRAAGYDVQESDGENSGLHVILVTDDELVGAADPRREGSVSAGSVNP, from the coding sequence ATGAGATTTACAGTTGCCACCCTGAGCCTGGCGATGCTCACCGCCTGTTCCGACGCCAATAATCCAGCACCAGATGCCACTTCCACAACCGCGCCGGTTGCATCGGAAGTTGTCGCAGAGCCGACACAGAATAACGGCTGGTCACTGGGTTACATGGCGGCAGTTGCCAACCCTTACGCGACCGACGCAGCGGTCCAGATGCTGGAGCGGGGCGGTCATGCAGTCGATGCCGCCATCGCGGCACATGCTGTGCTGGGACTGGTGGAGCCGGAGAGTTCAGGTCTGGGCGGCGGCGGATTTATGGTGGTGTACGAGCAGGCTAGCCAAAACGTGCGTTTCCTGGATGGCCGCGAGACTGCGCCTGCCGGGGCCAGTCCAGATATGTTCATGCAGGACGGCGAACCGGCCGGTTTCCTGGATGCCTGGCAAAGCGGTAAGGCCATTGGCGTACCAGGTGCAGTTGCCCTGTATAAACTCGCGCACGACAATTACGGCAAATTACCCTGGGCAGACCTGTTTGCGCCCGCAATACGTCTGGCGAACGAGGGATTTGAAGTATCGGGAAAACTGGCGGGCTATCTGCCACAAATGGCGCAGATTTCCAGGCTCGACGAAAACCCGGGTGCCGCCGAGTATTTTTATCCAGACGGAGCCCCTATTCAGGCAGGCAGCATGCTGCGTAACCCCGATTATGCCAACACCCTGCAACGCATTGCCAACGAGGGCCCCCAGGCTTTCTACTCGGGCGAAATTGCCGAAGCCATGGCCGCATCAGCACAGGCGGGTGACAACGGTGGCACCATGACAATTGACGATATTGCGGGCTATGCAGCAGTAGAACGCGAAGCTATCTGTGGCACCTGGCGTGTTTATAACATCTGCTCAGCCACCCCACCGTCTTCGGGCGCCATGCAGATCATGATAGCCAATCTGTATGACCGTTTGCTTCCGGACAATCCCAGCCAGCAGCAACAGATCAGAGCCTTTGTTGACGCCCAGCGTCTGGCCTATGCGGATCGCGATTATTATTTCGCTGACCCGGACCACGTCACCGTCCCCGTGCAGCAACTTCTCAACACACAATATCTGCAGCACCGGGGCGATAACCCAGCCGCACCCGGGGCCACGCCGCAGCACGGCGACCCAGCTCTGGTGCTGGGCAATGACAATGCTATCAGATGGGCACAGGACAGCACGCAGGAGCCAGCCGGCACCACGCATTTATCCATTGTCGACAGCGAGGGCAATGCCATCTCTGCCACCATGACGGTAGAAGCCGCATTTGGTTCAGGCCGCTGGGCCGCAGGTTTCCTGCTGAATAATGAAATGACGGATTTTGCCCGTGACTACTACGCCGACCAGCCACAAGCTGCCAATATGATCAGACCTGGCGCCCGTCCACGATCATCAATGTCACCGACGATCATTCTGGACGATGACAATAAACTCTTTATGGTGACCGGCTCTCCCGGCGGCAATTCAATTCCTGCCTACACCGCAAAGTCAATTTTGGGTATTGTCGACTGGGGCATGTCAGTGGAAGACGCAGTGGCATTCCCAAATATCATTGCGCGTGGTGATACTGTCAGAGTTGAAATCAATCGTGAACCGGGACAGACGCAGGCCGATTCGCTGCGAGCCGCCGGTTACGATGTACAGGAAAGCGACGGTGAAAACTCAGGTCTGCATGTCATTCTGGTGACTGACGACGAACTTGTTGGGGCAGCGGACCCGCGCCGTGAAGGTTCGGTATCCGCCGGGTCTGTCAATCCCTAA
- a CDS encoding TonB-dependent receptor family protein: MSASSVFHKSRLSMALALTALPLAVHAQTGESTAASVDASPSIQVIRVTGNQQGHAYVETGTVNLIDLEQIQAIQPLSTEDVLRRIPGINIKGEEETSIVSNFGLRGLSASESKSLLLEDGVPVAPGLFIGNDRYFNTRIQRVEQVEVLKGSSSLRYGPSTIGGVVNYITKTPDDGVKVSGRVGSFNLREMNIEAGGQNVSGDAYAGVVATYADSDGFMDKGYEMSDVMLKAGTAIGSNQRLGLKVSFHENDANISYRGVFLDAYRAGADYNPAPDDWYLQDRKAADLNHEWLISDSTTLKTLFYWSDVSRDYWRYSVDTPASNLAGRWVYTDDLTGNNRSFERLGAETRLSMAHELGGMTADTEFGFRVMTEESNDTRIRATRQQDRTGVNDRHRIDSADSVAAYVQSRIELTERLAVTPGLRVEDYEQTQLILTQNNASASTSNTEFLPGIGATFDLTPAAQIYGGVYRAFSPASNGVALDGLTDQNLDGERSTNYELGIRGAEGPLSYEVAAFAMDFSNQVVTGNSNPNLSQSNAGETEHYGMEFALGYDFGMGFSVDSNATWVPTSEFETGAFAGNRLPYAPKLLANLGLNYRMDRLQASLTAHHRGEQYADPSNQVDLPTGAAGGIWGGLLPAYTVVDLTAQYTVAQGFDVFGAIKNLADKKYIAGLRQGIYVGPERSVEVGFRYGF; the protein is encoded by the coding sequence ATGTCAGCTTCTTCAGTATTCCACAAATCCAGATTGTCCATGGCCCTCGCGCTGACTGCGCTGCCGCTTGCCGTGCATGCCCAGACGGGTGAATCGACCGCTGCGTCAGTAGATGCAAGCCCATCGATTCAGGTGATTCGCGTAACCGGTAACCAGCAGGGCCACGCTTACGTGGAAACCGGCACGGTCAACCTGATTGATCTGGAGCAGATCCAGGCGATTCAGCCACTGTCGACAGAAGACGTATTGCGTCGTATTCCGGGCATCAACATAAAAGGCGAGGAAGAAACCTCGATTGTGTCCAATTTTGGCCTGCGTGGCCTGTCTGCCAGCGAATCCAAATCCTTGCTGCTTGAAGACGGCGTGCCGGTCGCTCCCGGTCTGTTTATTGGCAATGATCGATATTTTAATACCCGCATTCAGCGCGTTGAGCAGGTTGAAGTGCTGAAGGGCTCATCATCACTGCGTTACGGCCCTTCCACCATCGGTGGCGTGGTTAACTACATTACCAAGACCCCTGATGACGGCGTTAAAGTGTCAGGCCGGGTGGGGTCATTTAATCTGCGCGAAATGAATATCGAGGCGGGCGGACAGAATGTTTCCGGCGATGCCTATGCCGGTGTGGTGGCCACTTACGCTGACAGCGACGGCTTCATGGACAAAGGTTATGAAATGTCTGATGTGATGCTGAAAGCGGGGACCGCAATCGGCAGCAATCAGCGCTTAGGCCTTAAGGTTTCATTCCATGAGAACGATGCCAACATATCCTACCGAGGGGTTTTCCTGGACGCCTACCGTGCGGGTGCCGATTACAACCCGGCGCCGGACGACTGGTACCTGCAGGACCGCAAGGCAGCTGACCTGAACCATGAGTGGCTGATCAGTGATTCCACAACACTGAAAACTCTGTTTTACTGGAGCGACGTCAGTCGCGACTACTGGCGTTACAGTGTTGACACGCCAGCCTCCAATCTGGCTGGTCGCTGGGTTTATACCGACGACTTGACGGGAAATAATCGGTCATTTGAACGGCTGGGGGCGGAAACCCGCCTGTCGATGGCACATGAACTGGGTGGTATGACGGCAGATACCGAGTTTGGTTTCCGTGTGATGACCGAAGAGTCCAACGACACCCGCATTCGTGCAACCCGTCAGCAGGATCGTACTGGCGTCAATGATCGTCATCGTATTGATTCGGCGGACAGTGTGGCGGCCTACGTGCAAAGCCGTATTGAGTTGACGGAGCGACTGGCGGTGACACCCGGTTTGCGCGTGGAAGATTACGAGCAAACCCAGCTGATCCTGACCCAGAATAATGCCTCAGCTTCCACCAGCAATACCGAGTTCCTGCCGGGTATCGGTGCAACCTTTGACCTGACCCCGGCTGCGCAGATTTATGGCGGTGTCTACCGTGCATTCTCACCTGCTTCCAATGGCGTGGCGCTGGACGGTCTGACCGATCAGAATCTGGACGGCGAGCGTTCCACCAACTACGAGCTCGGTATCCGTGGCGCTGAAGGCCCGCTGAGTTACGAAGTGGCTGCGTTTGCCATGGATTTCAGCAATCAGGTGGTTACTGGCAACAGCAACCCCAATCTGTCGCAGTCCAATGCCGGTGAAACCGAGCACTACGGTATGGAGTTTGCGCTGGGTTATGACTTCGGCATGGGTTTCAGTGTGGATTCCAATGCCACCTGGGTGCCGACTTCTGAGTTCGAGACTGGTGCATTTGCCGGCAATCGCCTGCCTTATGCGCCCAAGTTACTGGCGAACCTCGGCCTGAATTACCGCATGGACCGTCTTCAGGCATCGCTGACAGCCCATCATCGAGGTGAGCAGTACGCTGACCCCAGTAATCAGGTGGATCTGCCAACCGGCGCCGCTGGCGGCATCTGGGGCGGTCTGCTGCCTGCCTATACGGTGGTGGATCTGACGGCGCAATATACGGTTGCTCAGGGTTTTGACGTTTTTGGTGCGATCAAGAACCTTGCTGACAAAAAATACATTGCAGGTCTGCGTCAGGGCATCTATGTGGGGCCTGAGCGTTCCGTCGAGGTGGGGTTCCGTTACGGCTTCTGA
- a CDS encoding VOC family protein: MKSTTSVANNRFKARLALVAGMALLPMSMPSVAQQDAAEPIAIDGLHSFELRVSDVERSLEFYQGLFGSPVISRLGDNVSLQIGDGPHYFTLAPTRRDEQPHIHHFALSVPGFNIFELQRQLSDHGITRTVETLYDGRSSLDTAGLTWTVRLPGEGEDMMTENHHLYVADPNGIPVQLSSPDACGAGEGRGVPCELEPAPEEGLIELREINHFTTYVANYEVTNDFYRNLFGLGNQAFQGTFPLLGLSDGRQFMMFVGGTQPGTPAQPGRIDHASLNIENFTEESVLERLTEYGLTARPAGEDARPLQHWVSRRMPERGGAPGGTPEVYLSDPDGIHIQLQHHTYCGGGGVFGEDC; this comes from the coding sequence ATGAAATCTACGACAAGCGTCGCGAATAACCGATTCAAAGCAAGGTTGGCCCTGGTTGCGGGTATGGCCCTGCTGCCAATGTCGATGCCATCCGTAGCTCAGCAGGATGCCGCCGAGCCCATTGCCATCGACGGGCTGCACAGTTTCGAGTTACGAGTCAGTGATGTAGAGCGTTCACTGGAGTTTTATCAGGGCCTGTTTGGCTCGCCTGTGATCAGCCGCCTGGGTGACAATGTCTCCCTGCAGATTGGTGATGGCCCGCATTACTTTACGCTGGCGCCGACCCGCCGGGATGAACAGCCGCATATCCATCACTTTGCACTCAGCGTGCCAGGGTTCAATATTTTCGAATTGCAGCGCCAGCTGTCAGACCATGGCATTACCCGAACTGTGGAAACGCTTTATGATGGCCGGTCGAGCCTGGACACCGCTGGCCTGACCTGGACTGTGCGTCTGCCTGGCGAAGGCGAAGACATGATGACGGAAAATCACCACCTGTATGTCGCCGATCCCAATGGTATTCCTGTGCAGCTTTCAAGTCCTGATGCCTGCGGTGCGGGTGAGGGCAGGGGCGTACCATGCGAGCTTGAGCCTGCGCCGGAGGAAGGTCTGATCGAGCTTCGCGAGATCAATCATTTCACAACCTACGTTGCCAACTACGAGGTGACCAACGATTTTTATCGCAACCTGTTCGGTCTCGGCAACCAGGCGTTTCAGGGCACTTTTCCCTTGCTTGGCTTGAGTGACGGTCGTCAGTTCATGATGTTTGTCGGTGGTACACAGCCAGGCACACCGGCACAGCCGGGACGCATTGACCACGCCAGCCTTAATATCGAAAACTTTACCGAAGAATCGGTACTTGAGCGTCTGACGGAGTACGGTTTGACGGCGCGGCCAGCCGGTGAGGATGCAAGACCCCTGCAGCATTGGGTCAGTCGTCGTATGCCGGAGCGAGGCGGCGCGCCAGGCGGTACGCCGGAAGTTTATCTGTCAGACCCTGACGGTATTCATATCCAGCTGCAGCACCACACCTATTGCGGTGGTGGTGGTGTGTTCGGCGAAGACTGCTAA